From Cellulosimicrobium cellulans, the proteins below share one genomic window:
- a CDS encoding response regulator transcription factor, with protein MSTTPEARLVVVDDEPNIRELLATSLRFAGFEVHAAADGQSALRLVRDVEPDLVVLDVMLPDMDGFTVTRRLREKGQHTPVVFLTAKDDTRDKITGLTVGGDDYVTKPFSLEEVVARIRAVLRRTHAEPVEDAVLRFADLEMDEDSHEVRRAGIDVDLSPTEFKLLRYLMLNAGRVLSKAQILDHVWQYDWGGDANIVESYISYLRRKIDNLTVPGPDGEPVALPPLIHTKRGVGYLLRQPPGASTT; from the coding sequence ATGAGCACCACCCCTGAGGCACGCCTCGTCGTCGTCGACGACGAGCCGAACATCCGCGAGCTGCTGGCCACGTCCCTGCGCTTCGCCGGGTTCGAGGTCCACGCCGCCGCGGACGGGCAGAGCGCCCTGCGGCTCGTGCGCGACGTCGAGCCCGACCTCGTCGTGCTCGACGTCATGCTGCCGGACATGGACGGGTTCACCGTCACGCGCCGCCTGCGCGAGAAGGGGCAGCACACGCCCGTCGTCTTCCTCACCGCGAAGGACGACACGCGCGACAAGATCACCGGCCTCACCGTCGGCGGCGACGACTACGTGACGAAGCCGTTCAGCCTGGAGGAGGTCGTGGCGCGCATCCGCGCGGTCCTGCGCCGCACGCACGCCGAGCCCGTCGAGGACGCGGTGCTGCGCTTCGCCGACCTGGAGATGGACGAGGACTCGCACGAGGTCCGCCGCGCGGGCATCGACGTCGACCTCTCCCCCACGGAGTTCAAGCTCCTGCGCTACCTCATGCTCAACGCGGGCCGCGTGCTGTCGAAGGCGCAGATCCTCGACCACGTGTGGCAGTACGACTGGGGCGGCGACGCGAACATCGTCGAGTCGTACATCTCCTACCTGCGCCGCAAGATCGACAACCTCACGGTGCCCGGCCCGGACGGCGAGCCCGTCGCGCTCCCGCCGCTCATCCACACCAAGCGCGGCGTGGGCTACCTGCTGCGTCAGCCCCCCGGCGCGTCGACGACATGA
- a CDS encoding HD domain-containing protein, producing MGVNSADAPQWFLSSFVRSARGAGATAPDDEVRAVGQGLLDRWDLPDRHFHNLRHLADVLGRVDELSQETHDPDLVRLAAWYHGAIFDAKGRATYANKGGEDESASAALATTELTSLGVPEPAVRRVAYLVNALVRHAPDASDFDCAVLCDADLAMLAAEPQRYKEYLKDVRDEYAHIPKPDYVRARIAILTKLLDRRSLFSSPLGAAWEEPARQNLDAELQRLRKEQVKLAEASTPSTGPTS from the coding sequence ATGGGCGTCAACAGCGCCGACGCACCGCAGTGGTTCCTCTCCTCGTTCGTCCGCAGCGCCCGCGGCGCCGGGGCGACCGCCCCGGACGACGAGGTCCGCGCCGTCGGGCAGGGGCTGCTCGACCGCTGGGACCTGCCGGACCGCCACTTCCACAACCTGCGCCACCTCGCCGACGTGCTCGGCCGGGTCGACGAGCTCTCCCAGGAGACGCACGACCCCGACCTGGTGCGCCTCGCAGCCTGGTACCACGGCGCGATCTTCGACGCGAAGGGCCGCGCGACCTACGCGAACAAGGGCGGCGAGGACGAGTCCGCGAGCGCCGCGCTCGCGACCACCGAGCTCACGAGCCTGGGGGTCCCCGAGCCGGCGGTCCGCCGCGTCGCGTACCTCGTGAACGCGCTCGTGCGGCACGCGCCGGACGCCTCGGACTTCGACTGCGCGGTGCTGTGCGACGCCGACCTCGCGATGCTCGCCGCGGAGCCGCAGCGCTACAAGGAGTACCTCAAGGACGTGCGCGACGAGTACGCGCACATCCCGAAGCCGGACTACGTGCGGGCGCGCATCGCGATCCTCACGAAGCTGCTCGACCGCCGCTCGCTCTTCTCGAGCCCGCTCGGGGCGGCGTGGGAGGAGCCCGCGCGACAGAACCTCGACGCGGAGCTGCAGCGGCTGCGTAAGGAGCAGGTCAAGCTGGCAGAGGCGTCGACGCCGTCCACAGGTCCCACCTCCTGA
- a CDS encoding adenylyl cyclase — protein MTLSTTIPGASRPARRARAAGAGVAALAVAATGVALGAPATAAPATDPDLGPNVVFIDDSWSVDQINTYLASINDEAEFSQDRHAVFFEPGVYGDASGANDPATATGIVNAEVGYYTAIAGLGAQPDDVLINGALSVQPVVSCPNNPWSCQDPGSLTRFWRSLSNVAINPIQRPVDEDVNRPFPAGITDPHQLRFAVSQAAPLRRVDIQGDLTVFGRFGEYASGGYLANSRVSGRLVTGSQQQWYTRNSEVGTWDGGVWNMVFSGVEGAPATDFGPQPDGTAGNKTTLDTTPLSREAPFLFRDGEDLAVFVPNARTETRGVDWSTDADAGQKLSLDSFFVAHEGDSAAEINAALATGKNLLLTPGVYHLDEAIQVENPDTVVLGLGYASLAPTSGTAALEIGDVAGVKVAGITVDAGPVESDVLVRVGPADAHVADAADPTTLTDVFVRVGGPWVGKATTSIEVNSDHVLLDHIWAWRGDHGAGIGWDQNTGDHGVVVNGDDVTATGLFVEHYQKNQTIWNGERGRTVFYQSEIPYDVPSQAAFMDGDRKGYASYRVGDHVQRHDAVGLGVYSFFNQGVDVRVASGVQTPVRAGVTFRSMTSVFLNGSGGIDHVVNDTGAPAVGSFASPQVVAYPTDLPAEADVTVEASTRCLAGKAYVAVRATNGGAAPLAVTLSTPFGSRTVASVTPGANAYQSFAVRAASVAAGDAVVSAVVGGVTSEVSAPYAALTCG, from the coding sequence CGCCGTGGCCGCGACGGGCGTGGCTCTCGGCGCGCCCGCGACGGCCGCCCCCGCCACCGACCCCGACCTCGGACCCAACGTCGTCTTCATCGACGACTCGTGGTCGGTGGACCAGATCAACACCTATCTCGCGTCGATCAACGACGAGGCGGAGTTCAGCCAGGACCGGCACGCCGTGTTCTTCGAGCCCGGCGTCTACGGCGACGCGTCCGGCGCGAACGACCCGGCGACGGCGACGGGCATCGTCAACGCCGAGGTCGGCTACTACACCGCGATCGCCGGTCTCGGCGCGCAGCCGGACGACGTGCTCATCAACGGCGCGCTGAGCGTGCAGCCGGTCGTGAGCTGCCCGAACAACCCGTGGAGCTGCCAGGACCCGGGCTCGCTCACGCGCTTCTGGCGCTCGCTGAGCAACGTCGCGATCAACCCGATCCAGCGCCCGGTCGACGAGGACGTGAACCGCCCGTTCCCGGCGGGGATCACCGACCCGCACCAGCTCCGGTTCGCGGTGTCGCAGGCCGCGCCGCTGCGTCGCGTCGACATCCAGGGCGACCTCACGGTGTTCGGCCGGTTCGGCGAGTACGCGAGCGGTGGCTACCTCGCCAACTCGCGCGTCTCCGGCCGCCTCGTGACCGGCTCGCAGCAGCAGTGGTACACGCGCAACTCCGAGGTCGGCACCTGGGACGGCGGCGTGTGGAACATGGTCTTCTCCGGCGTCGAGGGCGCCCCCGCCACGGACTTCGGCCCCCAGCCCGACGGCACCGCGGGCAACAAGACGACGCTCGACACGACCCCGCTGAGCCGGGAGGCGCCGTTCCTCTTCCGCGACGGCGAGGACCTCGCCGTGTTCGTGCCGAACGCGCGGACCGAGACGCGCGGCGTCGACTGGTCGACCGACGCCGACGCGGGCCAGAAGCTGTCCCTCGACAGCTTCTTCGTCGCCCACGAGGGCGACTCGGCGGCGGAGATCAACGCGGCCCTCGCGACCGGCAAGAACCTCCTGCTCACCCCCGGCGTCTACCACCTCGACGAGGCGATCCAGGTCGAGAACCCCGACACGGTCGTGCTGGGCCTCGGCTACGCGTCCCTCGCGCCGACGTCGGGCACCGCGGCGCTGGAGATCGGCGACGTCGCGGGCGTGAAGGTCGCGGGCATCACGGTCGACGCCGGACCGGTCGAGTCGGACGTCCTCGTGCGCGTCGGTCCGGCGGACGCGCACGTGGCGGACGCCGCCGACCCGACCACGCTCACCGACGTGTTCGTCCGCGTCGGCGGACCGTGGGTCGGCAAGGCGACGACGAGCATCGAGGTCAACAGCGACCACGTGCTCCTGGACCACATCTGGGCCTGGCGCGGCGACCACGGCGCCGGCATCGGGTGGGACCAGAACACCGGTGACCACGGCGTCGTCGTGAACGGCGACGACGTGACCGCCACGGGCCTGTTCGTCGAGCACTACCAGAAGAACCAGACGATCTGGAACGGCGAGCGCGGCCGCACGGTCTTCTACCAGAGCGAGATCCCCTACGACGTGCCGAGCCAGGCCGCGTTCATGGACGGCGACCGCAAGGGGTACGCGTCGTACCGGGTGGGCGACCACGTCCAGCGGCACGACGCCGTCGGCCTGGGCGTGTACTCGTTCTTCAACCAGGGCGTCGACGTACGCGTCGCGAGCGGCGTCCAGACGCCGGTCCGCGCGGGCGTGACGTTCCGGTCGATGACGAGCGTCTTCCTCAACGGCTCGGGCGGCATCGACCACGTCGTCAACGACACGGGCGCGCCCGCCGTCGGCTCGTTCGCCTCCCCGCAGGTCGTCGCGTACCCGACCGACCTCCCCGCGGAGGCGGACGTCACGGTCGAGGCCTCGACCCGCTGCCTCGCGGGCAAGGCGTACGTCGCGGTCCGGGCGACCAACGGGGGCGCGGCGCCGCTCGCGGTGACGCTCTCGACGCCGTTCGGGTCGCGCACCGTCGCGAGCGTCACCCCGGGCGCGAACGCGTACCAGTCGTTCGCGGTGCGCGCCGCCTCGGTGGCGGCGGGCGACGCCGTCGTCAGCGCGGTCGTCGGAGGGGTCACGAGCGAGGTCAGCGCGCCGTACGCGGCGCTGACGTGCGGCTGA
- a CDS encoding type 1 glutamine amidotransferase translates to MTTYDTDATAATGTVRITVVQNSPDVRLDAYADLLAADLRVVRAFEGDAIPPADALGDGLVVLGGHMSAHDDVRATWLPALRETLLAAATTGVPTLGICLGAQLLAVAGGGHVQVSAPPGREAGATRVFWRADAETDPVLSALAGPVAGDAPVRYVTSMHADAIVDLPRGAVWLGSSNMYPYQAFRLGSALGVQFHPETTRAGFEAWCDAYDDVDTAAALAGFDEHAAEILDGGRRLAEAFVAEVRTTVGQSVPA, encoded by the coding sequence GTGACCACGTACGACACCGACGCCACGGCCGCAACCGGAACCGTCCGGATCACGGTCGTCCAGAACTCCCCGGACGTCCGGCTGGACGCCTACGCCGACCTGCTCGCCGCCGACCTGCGGGTCGTGCGCGCGTTCGAGGGTGACGCGATACCCCCGGCGGACGCGCTCGGCGACGGCCTCGTCGTCCTCGGCGGACACATGTCCGCGCACGACGACGTGCGTGCAACCTGGCTGCCCGCGCTGCGCGAGACCCTGCTCGCCGCCGCGACGACCGGCGTCCCGACGCTCGGCATCTGCCTCGGTGCCCAGCTCCTCGCCGTCGCCGGGGGCGGCCACGTCCAGGTGAGCGCGCCTCCGGGGCGCGAGGCCGGCGCGACCCGCGTCTTCTGGCGGGCCGACGCCGAGACCGACCCCGTGCTCTCCGCGCTCGCGGGGCCCGTCGCGGGGGACGCGCCCGTGCGGTACGTGACGAGCATGCACGCCGACGCGATCGTCGACCTCCCGCGCGGCGCCGTCTGGCTCGGGTCGTCCAACATGTACCCGTACCAGGCGTTCCGCCTCGGCTCGGCGCTCGGTGTCCAGTTCCACCCCGAGACGACGCGCGCGGGCTTCGAGGCGTGGTGCGACGCGTACGACGACGTCGACACCGCGGCAGCCCTGGCCGGGTTCGACGAGCACGCGGCGGAGATCCTCGACGGCGGGCGTCGCCTCGCCGAGGCCTTCGTCGCCGAGGTCCGCACGACGGTCGGGCAGAGCGTCCCGGCCTGA
- a CDS encoding NYN domain-containing protein, giving the protein MSDLQTPDGRTLTTPRRTYLVVDGENIDATLGMNVLGHRPAPEERPRWDRIVEFARQAWGQDVTPLFFLNASSGQMPMSFVQALLAMGYRPIPLAGSSSEKVVDIGIQRMLDAIVDQPGDVLLASHDGDFLPQVETLLDDPDRRVGVLAFREFVNVRLTELTGRGLQVFDLEDHAGAFTTVLPRVRIIPLDEFDPLRYL; this is encoded by the coding sequence ATGTCCGACCTCCAGACCCCCGACGGCCGAACGCTGACGACGCCGCGCCGCACCTACCTCGTCGTCGACGGCGAGAACATCGACGCGACGCTCGGCATGAACGTCCTCGGGCACCGGCCCGCGCCGGAGGAGCGGCCACGGTGGGACCGCATCGTGGAGTTCGCCCGCCAGGCCTGGGGCCAGGACGTCACGCCGCTGTTCTTCCTCAACGCGTCGTCGGGCCAGATGCCGATGTCGTTCGTGCAGGCGTTGCTCGCGATGGGCTACCGGCCGATCCCGCTCGCCGGCTCGAGCAGCGAGAAGGTCGTGGACATCGGCATCCAGCGCATGCTGGACGCGATCGTCGACCAGCCGGGCGACGTGCTCCTCGCGAGCCACGACGGCGACTTCCTGCCGCAGGTCGAGACGCTGCTCGACGACCCCGACCGCCGCGTCGGCGTCCTCGCCTTCCGTGAGTTCGTCAACGTGCGGCTCACGGAGCTCACGGGGCGCGGGCTGCAGGTGTTCGACCTGGAGGACCACGCGGGGGCGTTCACGACCGTCCTGCCGCGCGTGCGCATCATCCCGCTCGACGAGTTCGACCCGCTGCGCTACCTCTGA
- a CDS encoding winged helix DNA-binding domain-containing protein has product MRITVDQRRRRLVAQQLALATDLPGRPAARTPEDVVDRLLALHATDAPSVYLSVLARVPGLVLDDVRDAVFRRRTLVKVLAMRRTMFVVRRETVPVVHAAAALAVARRLRARLLKELATLPTDPPVDDAATFLAAVEAQVHGALAEHGPMDGASLSRAAPLLRTAFLPTTAKTWDVRRTMTSQLTALLSAEGAVVRGEPRGSWSSNRHVWSPVEDWFPGGIPAMEEPAARVALAGSWLEVFGPATVKDLAWWTGWNQRDTRAALAELDVVDVEVETGAPDDPAPQPGVMLAGTDLPGVAESPLEGSVALLPSLDPTTMGWAARDWYLGPHKAAVFDTIGNAGATVWWEGRIVGAWVVRPGGEPAFRLLEDVGSDAERAVAAEAERIAALLGGDGVTASFPTPLYRELHA; this is encoded by the coding sequence GTGCGGATCACGGTGGACCAGAGGCGACGGCGGCTCGTCGCGCAACAGCTCGCGCTCGCGACGGACCTGCCCGGACGTCCGGCGGCCCGCACCCCCGAGGACGTCGTCGACCGGCTGCTCGCGCTGCACGCCACCGACGCCCCGAGCGTCTACCTCTCCGTCCTCGCGCGCGTCCCCGGCCTCGTGCTCGACGACGTCCGGGACGCCGTGTTCCGGCGGCGCACCCTGGTCAAGGTGCTCGCCATGCGGCGCACGATGTTCGTCGTGCGCCGCGAGACCGTGCCCGTCGTGCACGCCGCCGCGGCGCTCGCGGTCGCCCGACGGCTGCGCGCCCGCCTGCTCAAGGAGCTCGCGACGCTGCCCACGGACCCGCCCGTCGACGACGCGGCGACCTTCCTCGCCGCCGTCGAGGCCCAGGTGCACGGCGCGCTCGCCGAGCACGGACCGATGGACGGCGCGAGCCTGTCGAGGGCCGCGCCCTTGCTGCGCACCGCGTTCCTGCCCACCACCGCCAAGACGTGGGACGTGCGTCGCACCATGACGTCCCAGCTCACGGCGCTGCTCTCCGCGGAGGGCGCCGTCGTGCGGGGCGAGCCGCGCGGGTCGTGGTCGTCCAACCGGCACGTCTGGTCACCGGTCGAGGACTGGTTCCCGGGCGGCATCCCCGCGATGGAGGAGCCGGCCGCGCGCGTGGCGCTCGCCGGATCCTGGCTCGAGGTGTTCGGCCCCGCGACGGTCAAGGACCTCGCGTGGTGGACCGGCTGGAACCAGCGGGACACGCGCGCCGCGCTCGCGGAGCTCGACGTCGTCGACGTGGAGGTCGAGACGGGTGCGCCGGACGACCCGGCCCCGCAGCCCGGCGTCATGCTCGCCGGGACGGACCTGCCCGGCGTCGCGGAGTCGCCGCTGGAGGGGAGCGTCGCGCTCCTGCCGTCGCTCGACCCGACGACGATGGGCTGGGCCGCGCGCGACTGGTACCTCGGCCCCCACAAGGCCGCGGTCTTCGACACGATCGGCAACGCCGGCGCGACGGTCTGGTGGGAGGGCCGGATCGTCGGGGCGTGGGTCGTGCGCCCCGGCGGGGAGCCCGCGTTCCGGCTCCTCGAGGACGTGGGGTCGGACGCCGAGCGCGCCGTCGCCGCGGAGGCCGAGCGGATCGCGGCGCTCCTCGGCGGCGACGGCGTGACGGCGTCGTTCCCGACGCCCCTGTACCGCGAGCTCCACGCCTGA
- a CDS encoding TPM domain-containing protein: MSTAHRPSLPRAAADRGARALRALVATRLALTAVALLTGLALLAPAGTAHAVPPMDVAGEITDPDGVLGDRTDEVQDALDRLAQDTDLQLFVVYVPSFDGMDGVDWANATANTSGLGVDDLLLAVATEDRRYGLSYDNNVSLTDAELDRISAAVEDELRDDDWPGAAIAAAEVARGASQGSGGVSWFWVLLGLGVLVLVVVLVVRAVARRRRAAPGGAPAEGGLAALPTDELNRRASAALVAIDDAVKTSEQELGFAQAQFGLEATQQFSAVLAEAKQKVSEAFALRQQLDDDRPETEPQARDAMARIVALCDDVAESLDAQSRTFDELRDLQARAPQVLDETDQRASEVLARVEPARATVEGLARTYPPTSLASVAQNPDQAQALVANARESVARGREALAGKDRAAAVALARAAQNAVGQAVTLLDAVDRAGTDLAESGPRLDRGLASITSDIADAGRLAPADPSVAPALAEAQAAAAAAGAARDGGDPLAALRRLTEAEAALDATLAPFRERAEQAARANALLRDTLARVDSQVRATNDFIETRRGAVGPEARTRLSEAIRLLGEARALQPTDPVAALDRAQQADAQAQSAAQRAQQDASSWQSSQGGGMFGGGGGGGSNVGGMVLGGILLDSILRGGGGGGRSGGFGGGSFGGGSGGGGFGGGRSGGRSGGRSSGGRSGRGGRF; the protein is encoded by the coding sequence GTGAGCACGGCCCACCGTCCCTCGCTCCCCCGCGCCGCCGCGGACCGTGGCGCCCGCGCGCTCCGCGCCCTCGTCGCGACGCGCCTCGCTCTGACGGCGGTCGCGCTGCTGACCGGGCTCGCGCTGCTGGCTCCCGCCGGGACCGCGCACGCCGTCCCTCCGATGGACGTCGCCGGCGAGATCACGGACCCCGACGGCGTCCTGGGCGACCGGACCGACGAGGTCCAGGACGCGCTCGACCGCCTCGCGCAGGACACCGACCTCCAGCTCTTCGTCGTGTACGTGCCGAGCTTCGACGGCATGGACGGCGTCGACTGGGCGAACGCCACGGCCAACACGTCCGGGCTCGGGGTGGACGACCTGCTCCTCGCCGTCGCGACCGAGGACCGCCGCTACGGGCTCTCCTACGACAACAACGTGTCGCTCACCGACGCAGAGCTCGACCGGATCTCCGCCGCCGTGGAGGACGAGCTGCGGGACGACGACTGGCCGGGTGCCGCGATCGCCGCCGCCGAGGTCGCGCGCGGCGCGAGCCAGGGCTCCGGGGGCGTGTCCTGGTTCTGGGTCCTGCTCGGCCTCGGCGTGCTCGTCCTCGTGGTCGTGCTGGTCGTGCGAGCGGTCGCCAGGCGCCGCCGCGCCGCCCCGGGCGGGGCTCCCGCGGAGGGTGGCCTCGCGGCCCTGCCCACCGACGAGCTCAACCGGCGCGCGAGCGCCGCGCTCGTCGCGATCGACGACGCCGTGAAGACCTCGGAGCAGGAGCTCGGCTTCGCCCAGGCCCAGTTCGGGCTCGAAGCGACGCAGCAGTTCTCCGCGGTGCTCGCCGAGGCCAAGCAGAAGGTGTCCGAGGCGTTCGCGCTGCGCCAGCAGCTCGACGACGACCGGCCCGAGACCGAGCCTCAGGCCCGGGACGCGATGGCCCGCATCGTCGCACTGTGCGACGACGTCGCGGAGTCCCTCGACGCTCAGTCGCGCACGTTCGACGAGCTGCGCGACCTCCAGGCGCGCGCGCCGCAGGTGCTCGACGAGACCGACCAGCGCGCGAGCGAGGTGCTCGCCCGCGTCGAGCCTGCACGCGCGACCGTCGAGGGTCTCGCCCGCACGTACCCCCCGACGTCGCTCGCCTCCGTCGCGCAGAACCCCGACCAGGCGCAGGCGCTCGTCGCGAACGCGCGCGAGTCTGTCGCGCGCGGCCGTGAGGCGCTCGCCGGCAAGGACCGGGCGGCGGCCGTCGCCCTCGCCCGGGCCGCGCAGAACGCCGTCGGGCAGGCGGTCACGCTGCTCGACGCCGTCGACCGGGCCGGCACGGACCTCGCCGAGTCGGGCCCGCGCCTCGACCGGGGCCTCGCCTCGATCACGTCCGACATCGCCGACGCCGGCCGGCTCGCCCCCGCGGACCCTTCCGTGGCCCCGGCCCTCGCGGAGGCGCAGGCCGCCGCGGCCGCGGCCGGAGCAGCGCGCGACGGCGGAGACCCCCTCGCCGCACTACGGCGCCTCACCGAGGCCGAGGCCGCGCTCGACGCCACGCTCGCCCCCTTCCGCGAGCGTGCCGAGCAGGCAGCGCGCGCGAACGCGCTCCTGCGCGACACGCTCGCGCGCGTCGACTCGCAGGTCCGCGCGACGAACGACTTCATCGAGACCCGGCGCGGCGCCGTCGGGCCCGAGGCGCGCACCCGGCTCTCGGAGGCCATCCGCCTGCTCGGCGAGGCCCGCGCCCTCCAGCCGACCGATCCCGTCGCCGCGCTCGACCGCGCGCAGCAGGCCGACGCCCAGGCCCAGTCCGCCGCGCAGCGCGCCCAGCAGGACGCGTCGAGCTGGCAGTCGTCGCAGGGCGGCGGGATGTTCGGCGGTGGTGGCGGCGGCGGGAGCAACGTCGGGGGCATGGTGCTCGGCGGCATCCTGCTCGACTCGATCCTGCGCGGCGGCGGGGGCGGCGGCCGGTCCGGCGGGTTCGGTGGCGGAAGCTTCGGCGGCGGGTCCGGGGGCGGCGGCTTCGGCGGCGGCCGGTCGGGCGGGCGCTCCGGCGGCCGCTCGTCGGGCGGGCGCTCGGGCCGCGGCGGGCGCTTCTGA
- a CDS encoding sensor histidine kinase: MTAGPDRAEAGARPVPPPPPGRRALSADISAGTATSGPGGPPSEASSSGGPGEAGPTAERPYGRPVPTEGWSWFARVPLRARLVAITVLLLAAGLGLASAVTTTVVSSYLVGQVDSQLERSAEDVASSTIRQTPAAATSLPSDYYVLVRYLDGNSSTLGWPQTTSRYGTPDIPAMSNPEVADAVGTQFTVGSVGGTDPAEWRVTPFFFYDRFSGELRGTAFVALPLTGIHETVKVLGRALALSALGIALVGGAVAYLAVHRALRPLREIEETAADIAAGDLSRRVRPAPPTTEVGSLAASLNAMLTQIEEAFAVQEASEERMRRFVSDASHELRTPLATIRGYGELYRMGALDTPDKVDDTMGRIEDSATRMGTLVNDLLALARLDEGRPLRHEPVDLVSLARDSAQDLHALDPTRDVRLVGLGSGAKAPAALRVVGDEDRLRQVLANLVGNVARHTPAGTPVEIALGAVRPATPPDDAPGGPRDAVAVLEVRDHGPGVPGEQRSRVFERFYRADSSRNRASGGSGLGLAIVAAIVGAHQGRVSVRETTGGGLTVRVDLPLAP; encoded by the coding sequence ATGACGGCCGGCCCCGACCGCGCGGAGGCGGGCGCCCGCCCTGTCCCGCCGCCTCCCCCGGGGCGCCGCGCCCTCTCGGCCGACATCTCGGCCGGCACCGCGACGTCGGGACCGGGCGGTCCTCCCTCCGAGGCGTCGTCGTCCGGGGGACCGGGCGAGGCGGGCCCGACGGCGGAGCGCCCCTACGGCCGGCCCGTCCCCACCGAGGGGTGGAGCTGGTTCGCGCGCGTGCCGCTGCGCGCCCGGCTCGTCGCGATCACGGTGCTCCTGCTGGCCGCGGGGCTCGGGCTCGCGTCGGCGGTCACGACGACGGTCGTGTCGAGCTACCTGGTCGGCCAGGTCGACTCGCAGCTCGAGCGTTCGGCCGAGGACGTCGCCAGCTCGACGATCCGGCAGACTCCCGCGGCGGCGACGTCGCTCCCGAGCGACTACTACGTGCTCGTGCGCTACCTCGACGGCAACAGCAGCACTCTGGGCTGGCCCCAGACGACCTCGCGCTACGGCACCCCCGACATCCCGGCGATGTCGAACCCCGAGGTCGCCGACGCGGTCGGGACGCAGTTCACCGTCGGCTCCGTGGGCGGCACCGACCCCGCCGAGTGGCGGGTCACGCCGTTCTTCTTCTACGACAGGTTCAGCGGCGAGCTCCGCGGCACCGCGTTCGTCGCCCTTCCCCTCACCGGCATCCACGAGACGGTCAAGGTGCTGGGGCGCGCGCTCGCGCTCTCGGCGCTGGGGATCGCGCTCGTCGGCGGCGCCGTGGCCTACCTCGCGGTCCACCGCGCGCTGCGCCCGCTGCGGGAGATCGAGGAGACGGCGGCGGACATCGCCGCGGGCGACCTGTCCCGGCGCGTGCGTCCGGCCCCGCCGACGACCGAGGTGGGTTCGCTGGCCGCGTCGCTCAACGCGATGCTCACCCAGATCGAGGAGGCGTTCGCGGTCCAGGAGGCGTCGGAGGAGCGGATGCGGCGGTTCGTGTCCGACGCGAGCCACGAGCTGCGCACGCCGCTCGCGACGATCCGCGGCTACGGCGAGCTGTACCGGATGGGGGCGCTCGACACCCCGGACAAGGTCGACGACACGATGGGGCGCATCGAGGACTCGGCGACCCGCATGGGCACGCTCGTGAACGACCTGCTCGCGCTCGCACGGCTGGACGAGGGCCGGCCCCTGCGACACGAGCCCGTCGACCTCGTGTCGCTCGCGCGCGACTCCGCGCAGGACCTGCACGCGCTCGACCCGACCCGGGACGTCCGGCTCGTAGGCCTGGGGTCCGGCGCGAAGGCGCCCGCGGCGCTGCGCGTCGTGGGTGACGAGGACCGGCTGCGGCAGGTGCTGGCGAACCTCGTCGGGAACGTCGCGCGCCACACGCCCGCGGGGACGCCGGTCGAGATCGCGCTGGGCGCCGTGCGCCCCGCGACGCCGCCCGACGACGCGCCGGGCGGCCCCCGCGACGCGGTCGCCGTGCTCGAGGTGCGCGACCACGGACCGGGCGTCCCCGGCGAGCAGCGCAGCCGGGTGTTCGAGCGGTTCTACCGCGCGGACTCCTCGCGCAACCGTGCGTCGGGCGGCTCGGGCCTGGGCCTGGCGATCGTCGCCGCGATCGTGGGTGCGCACCAGGGTCGGGTGTCGGTCCGTGAGACGACGGGCGGCGGGCTCACCGTCCGCGTGGACCTCCCGCTCGCACCCTGA
- a CDS encoding PspA/IM30 family protein — MAEKQSIFGRIAQLARANINALLDNAEDPQKMLDQLVRDYTNNIADAEQAVAQTIGNLRLAEQDYNEDVAAVQEWGQKAVAASAQADRYRQQGDTANADKFDNLAKVALGKQISAEGEVRQAEPLIASQRESVEKLKSGLAMMKDKLGELKSRRDTLVARQKSAQAQQTVQGAISSINVLDPTSEISRYEEIVRREEAQAIGQAEVAASSIDSQFAELETSGEAVEIEARLAALKQGSSPAPQVSPTQVTPAIESGTTTQDAPTSDW, encoded by the coding sequence ATGGCGGAGAAGCAGAGCATCTTCGGACGGATCGCGCAGCTCGCCCGCGCGAACATCAACGCGCTCCTGGACAACGCGGAGGACCCGCAGAAGATGCTGGACCAGCTCGTGCGCGACTACACGAACAACATCGCCGACGCCGAGCAGGCCGTGGCGCAGACCATCGGCAACCTGCGCCTCGCCGAGCAGGACTACAACGAGGACGTCGCCGCCGTCCAGGAGTGGGGCCAGAAGGCCGTCGCCGCCTCCGCGCAGGCCGACCGCTACCGGCAGCAGGGCGACACGGCCAACGCCGACAAGTTCGACAACCTCGCCAAGGTCGCGCTCGGCAAGCAGATCTCCGCCGAGGGCGAGGTCCGCCAGGCCGAGCCGCTCATCGCCTCGCAGCGCGAGTCGGTGGAGAAGCTCAAGTCCGGCCTCGCGATGATGAAGGACAAGCTCGGCGAGCTGAAGTCCCGGCGCGACACGCTCGTCGCCCGCCAGAAGAGCGCCCAGGCGCAGCAGACCGTCCAGGGCGCCATCAGCTCGATCAACGTGCTCGACCCCACGAGCGAGATCTCCCGCTACGAGGAGATCGTGCGCCGCGAGGAGGCGCAGGCGATCGGCCAGGCCGAGGTCGCGGCGTCGAGCATCGACTCCCAGTTCGCCGAGCTCGAGACGTCCGGCGAGGCCGTCGAGATCGAGGCACGCCTCGCCGCCCTCAAGCAGGGCTCGTCGCCCGCACCGCAGGTGTCACCCACGCAGGTCACGCCCGCGATCGAGTCCGGCACCACCACCCAGGACGCCCCGACCTCCGACTGGTAG